From one Musa acuminata AAA Group cultivar baxijiao chromosome BXJ2-6, Cavendish_Baxijiao_AAA, whole genome shotgun sequence genomic stretch:
- the LOC103989257 gene encoding uncharacterized protein LOC103989257 isoform X1, translated as MADRSAAAAKPIWMKQAEEAKIKSEAEKAAAAKAAFEATFKAMEKAKAKEEEEESSDSDGDEPEDLALKPIGPVDPSKCIAAGAGIAGGTACAPCTFTVVTKDSDSRKIPTGGAQIKVKISPGVGVGGSDQEGMVKDQGDGAYAVTYAVPKRGNYMVHVDCNGKPIMGSPFPVFFSAGTAIGATSLPAVSSYPNMVNQTMPNMPNYAGSVSGAFPGLLGMTPGVASGSAGGVVLQGIGASLGEICREYLNGRCSKTDCKLNHPPHNLLMSALAATSTMGTLSQAPMAPSAAAMAAAQAIVAARALQAHAAQMQAQSAGGSPGSSDEASKSDALKKTIQVSNLSPLLTVDHLKQLFGYCGTVVDCTITESKHFAYIEYTKAEEATAALALNNMDVGGRPLNVEMAKSLPSKSAVGNSSLPLVMQQAVAMQQMQFQQALMMQQAMASQQAAARAATMKSATEMASARAAEISKMLKAEGLVSDDKEVKRKSRSPSIPRRDSKSQSRSPIKYRRSRYSRSLSPAVRHSRDQRSRSPIRSRHSRHDDRSYRVDRDLYSRRRERDRSRDHYSVSRRNRSRSSSPQRKSSRAGSRSPKHHRESASSRTKRSSRADSRSPRHHKSSRLSPVNSHRSSSHRGRHSRSRSRSIERKHHSNEKEDSRKTEKSKQDYKRLERSNESSKDPKRSRDIKEDKSAAHSTGGPKRRSLSPKDERSANKHKRSKLDDSSSEKADTVNKDQNIDGECSESIGDKKSVQSSTLKQHRNLEDGDDVKHAEKRYSSRHESLRSSHRKHEKSDSATTERERPTVESTHLRDDKRSSHHSSSRSHRTSRRLEEGSLKAAVDQNKVEKLKEDNIKTSGLEAVITKESQISDDIHGKSDNCSKLEPHMSSPCLTGDESMRNSKASTGDTNHIEGTFTGLTKDCNVENVTCKVSLMVGTDDHAENKEAEFQTTELENHSSIKIKENVGQDPADLDDDCWQKTADLAAKYPPYVDQGSVYTKSGMSPSGTDITARKSKYTELKGPQSTIPDKIGVEGAPNVDSTNITSITKEWYIDRDYKPDELGTSHMNQQSSNLVAHVGSLFEGQINGLSNNEKIKEKSETEEYSCVQTIQSVPLDHGNPSDSKEIRNVESSSALMVRDHGYFSQDLSNMNDISFTNENLTDQNPEVNFGGHRMKYEGRCGEPQSAGVVEISSLNNHMSADKVAESNEDWTTAHSSVLDAPASSSSP; from the exons ATGGCGGATCGGAGCGCGGCGGCTGCGAAGCCCATATGGATGAAGCAGGCAGAGGAGGCTAAGATTAAGAGTGAGGCGGAGAAGGCGGCAGCGGCAAAGGCCGCTTTCGAGGCCACTTTCAAGGCTATGGAGAAGGCCaaggcgaaggaggaggaggaggaatcttCCGACAGCGACGGGGACGAGCCGGAAGACCTTGCGTTGAAGCCCATCGGCCCCGTGGACCCATCCAAGTGCATCGCCGCTGGCGCTGGGATCGCCGGAGGCACCGCTTGCGCGCCGTGCACCTTCACTGTCGTAACCAAGGATTCTGACAGCCGGAAGATTCCCACCGGTGGAGCCCAGATCAAGGTGAAGATCTCGCCTGGTGTTGGAGTCGGGGGCTCCGATCAAGAGGGTATGGTTAAGGATCAGGGGGACGGGGCGTACGCCGTGACCTATGCAGTGCCCAAGCGCGGGAACTACATGGTGCATGTTGATTGCAACGGGAAGCCAATCATGGGGAGCCCGTTCCCAGTGTTTTTTAGCGCCGGCACAGCCATAGGGGCAACGAGCTTGCCTGCGGTGTCCTCTTACCCCAATATGGTGAATCAGACAATGCCCAACATGCCAAACTATGCAGGCTCAGTATCTGGGGCATTCCCGGGGCTGTTAGGCATGACGCCTGGTGTTGCATCAGGATCCGCCGGAGGAGTGGTTTTGCAGGGGATTGGGGCATCACTGGGAGAGATCTGTCGGGAGTACTTGAATGGACGATGTTCGAAGACTGACTGCAAGCTCAATCACCCACCACATAATCTGCTGATGAGTGCACTAGCAGCAACGTCAACAATGGGGACCTTGAGTCAGGCCCCTATGGCCCCTTCAGCAGCTGCAATGGCTGCTGCTCAAGCAATTGTTGCTGCACGGGCTCTTCAAGCTCATGCTGCTCAGATGCAGGCCCAGTCTGCTGGGGGCTCACCAG GCTCATCTGATGAGGCTTCCAAATCTGATGCTTTGAAGAAAACAATACAAGTCAGTAATCTTAGTCCACTTCTTACAGTGGATCATCTCAAACAGCTTTTTGGTTACTGTGGAACTGTTGTTGATTGCACCATCACGGAATCGAAGCACTTTGCTTATATCGAATATACTAAGGCAGAAGAAGCAACTGCAGCTTTGGCACTGAACAACATGGATGTAGGGGGGCGTCCGTTGAATGTTGAGATGGCAAAGTCCCTTCCTTCTAAATCAGCCGTGGGAAATTCCTCGTTACCGTTAGTTATGCAGCAAGCGGTTGCTATGCAACAGATGCAATTTCAACAAGCCTTAATGATGCAACAAGCAATGGCCTCGCAACAGGCTGCTGCTCGAGCAGCGACAATGAAATCTGCAACAGAGATGGCATCAGCAAGGGCAGCTGAAATAAGTAAAATGTTAAAAGCAGAAGGTCTAGTTAGTGATGACAAGGAAGTTAAAAGAAAGTCCAG GTCCCCATCTATCCCTCGCCGTGATTCCAAGTCTCAATCAAGGTCACCCATTAAGTATCGAAGAAGCAGGTATTCTCGGTCTCTGTCACCTGCAGTGAGACATTCCCGAGACCAAAGATCAAGATCACCAATAAGATCACGCCATTCACGTCATGATGACAGGTCGTACAGAGTTGATCGTGATCTCTATAGCAGAAGACGAGAAAGGGATAGATCACGTGATCATTACTCTGTCTCAAGGAGAAACAGAAGTAGGAGTTCAAGTCCTCAAAGAAAATCATCTCGAGCTGGATCGAGATCACCCAAGCATCACAGAGAAAGTGCAAGCTCCAGAACAAAGAGGTCATCTCGAGCCGATTCAAGATCGCCAAGGCATCATAAATCAAGTAGATTATCTCCAGTAAATAGTCATCGGTCTTCCTCTCATCGTGGTAGGCATTCTAGATCTAGATCTAGATCCATTGAGCGAAAGCATCATTCAAATGAAAAAGAAGACTCCAGAAAAACCGAAAAGTCAAAGCAAGATTATAAAAGATTGGAGAGAAGTAACGAGTCCTCTAAAGATCCAAAAAGGTCAAGGGACATTAAGGAAGACAAGTCTGCGGCACATTCAACTGGCGGTCCTAAACGAAGGTCCTTGTCACCCAAGGATGAGAGAAGTGCTAATAAGCACAAAAGGTCTAAGCTGGATGATTCAAGTTCTGAAAAAGCTGACACTGtgaacaaggatcaaaatatagATGGGGAGTGCTCCGAGTCAATAGGAGATAAGAAGTCTGTGCAGTCTTCAACTTTAAAACAGCACAGAAACTTGGAAGATGGTGATGATGTTAAGCATGCTGAAAAACGATATTCAAGCAGGCATGAGAGTTTAAGATCAAGTCACAGGAAGCATGAAAAAAGTGACTCGGCCACTACGGAGAGAGAACGTCCAACTGTTGAGTCCACACACTTGAGGGATGATAAAAGGTCTTCACATCATTCAAGTTCAAGATCTCACAGAACTTCTCGTCGTTTGGAAGAGGGGTCCCTCAAGGCTGCTGTTGACCAGAACAAAGTGGAGAAGCTAAAAGAGGACAACATAAAAACTAGTGGACTCGAAGCTGTCATCACCAAGGAATCTCAAATTTCAGATGACATCCATGGAAAATCTGACAACTGTTCAAAGTTGGAGCCTCACATGTCAAGTCCCTGTTTGACTGGGGATGAATCTATGAGAAATTCTAAGGCTTCTACTGGAGACACAAATCACATAGAAGGTACTTTCACTGGATTGACAAAAGATTGTAATGTTGAAAATGTGACTTGTAAAGTAAGTTTAATGGTGGGTACTGATGATCATGCTGAAAACAAAGAGGCAGAGTTCCAGACTACTGAACTTGAGAATCACAGTTCCATCAAAATTAAGGAGAATGTTGGGCAAGACCCAGCAGATTTAGATGATGATTGCTGGCAAAAAACTGCTGATTTGGCTGCCAAGTATCCTCCATATGTTGATCAGGGATCGGTATACACTAAAAGTGGTATGTCACCTTCTGGAACAGATATTACTGCCAGGAAAAGTAAATACACTGAGTTGAAGGGACCTCAAAGTACCATTCCTGATAAAATAGGAGTTGAAGGGGCACCAAATGTTGATTCCACAAATATTACAAGCATTACTAAAGAATGGTACATTGATCGTGACTACAAACCAGATGAACTGGGTACAAGTCATATGAATCAGCAGTCATCAAacttagttgctcatgtgggctcCCTTTTTGAGGGGCAGATCAATGGTTTAAGCaataatgagaaaataaaagagaaaagtgAAACTGAGGAATACAGCTGTGTACAGACAATTCAGTCAGTACCCCTTGATCATGGGAACCCCAGTGATTCCAAAGAAATTAGAAACGTGGAATCCTCTTCTGCCTTAATGGTCAGAGACCATGGATATTTTTCACAAGATTTATCTAACATGAATGATATTTCTTTCACTAATGAGAACTTGACTGATCAAAATCCAGAGGTAAATTTTGGAGGTCACAGGATGAAGTATGAAGGCAGATGTGGTGAACCACAGAGTGCTGGAGTAGTGGAGATCTCCTCTCTTAACAATCACATGTCCGCTGATAAGGTTGCAGAGTCAAATGAAGATTGGACGACCGCACATTCTTCTGTCCTGGATGCCCCAGCTAGCTCATCATCACCATAG
- the LOC103989257 gene encoding uncharacterized protein LOC103989257 isoform X2, giving the protein MADRSAAAAKPIWMKQAEEAKIKSEAEKAAAAKAAFEATFKAMEKAKAKEEEEESSDSDGDEPEDLALKPIGPVDPSKCIAAGAGIAGGTACAPCTFTVVTKDSDSRKIPTGGAQIKVKISPGVGVGGSDQEGMVKDQGDGAYAVTYAVPKRGNYMVHVDCNGKPIMGSPFPVFFSAGTAIGATSLPAVSSYPNMVNQTMPNMPNYAGSVSGAFPGLLGMTPGVASGSAGGVVLQGIGASLGEICREYLNGRCSKTDCKLNHPPHNLLMSALAATSTMGTLSQAPMAPSAAAMAAAQAIVAARALQAHAAQMQAQSAGGSPGSSDEASKSDALKKTIQVSNLSPLLTVDHLKQLFGYCGTVVDCTITESKHFAYIEYTKAEEATAALALNNMDVGGRPLNVEMAKSLPSKSAVGNSSLPLVMQQAVAMQQMQFQQALMMQQAMASQQAAARAATMKSATEMASARAAEISKMLKAEGLVSDDKEVKRKSRSPSIPRRDSKSQSRSPIKYRRSRYSRSLSPAVRHSRDQRSRSPIRSRHSRHDDRSYRVDRDLYSRRRERDRSRDHYSVSRRNRSRSSSPQRKSSRAGSRSPKHHRESASSRTKRSSRADSRSPRHHKSSRLSPVNSHRSSSHRGRHSRSRSRSIERKHHSNEKEDSRKTEKSKQDYKRLERSNESSKDPKRSRDIKEDKSAAHSTGGPKRRSLSPKDERSANKHKRSKLDDSSSEKADTVNKDQNIDGECSESIGDKKSVQSSTLKQHRNLEDGDDVKHAEKRYSSRHESLRSSHRKHEKSDSATTERERPTVESTHLRDDKRSSHHSSSRSHRTSRRLEEGSLKAAVDQNKVEKLKEDNIKTSGLEAVITKESQISDDIHGKSDNCSKLEPHMSSPCLTGDESMRNSKASTGDTNHIEGTFTGLTKDCNVENVTCKVSLMVGTDDHAENKEAEFQTTELENHSSIKIKENVGQDPADLDDDCWQKTADLAAKYPPYVDQGSVYTKSGMSPSGTDITARKSKYTELKGPQSTIPDKIGVEGAPNVDSTNITSITKEWYIDRDYKPDELGTSHMNQQSSNLVAHVGSLFEGQINGLSNNEKIKEKSETEEYSCVQTIQSVPLDHGNPSDSKEIRNVESSSALMR; this is encoded by the exons ATGGCGGATCGGAGCGCGGCGGCTGCGAAGCCCATATGGATGAAGCAGGCAGAGGAGGCTAAGATTAAGAGTGAGGCGGAGAAGGCGGCAGCGGCAAAGGCCGCTTTCGAGGCCACTTTCAAGGCTATGGAGAAGGCCaaggcgaaggaggaggaggaggaatcttCCGACAGCGACGGGGACGAGCCGGAAGACCTTGCGTTGAAGCCCATCGGCCCCGTGGACCCATCCAAGTGCATCGCCGCTGGCGCTGGGATCGCCGGAGGCACCGCTTGCGCGCCGTGCACCTTCACTGTCGTAACCAAGGATTCTGACAGCCGGAAGATTCCCACCGGTGGAGCCCAGATCAAGGTGAAGATCTCGCCTGGTGTTGGAGTCGGGGGCTCCGATCAAGAGGGTATGGTTAAGGATCAGGGGGACGGGGCGTACGCCGTGACCTATGCAGTGCCCAAGCGCGGGAACTACATGGTGCATGTTGATTGCAACGGGAAGCCAATCATGGGGAGCCCGTTCCCAGTGTTTTTTAGCGCCGGCACAGCCATAGGGGCAACGAGCTTGCCTGCGGTGTCCTCTTACCCCAATATGGTGAATCAGACAATGCCCAACATGCCAAACTATGCAGGCTCAGTATCTGGGGCATTCCCGGGGCTGTTAGGCATGACGCCTGGTGTTGCATCAGGATCCGCCGGAGGAGTGGTTTTGCAGGGGATTGGGGCATCACTGGGAGAGATCTGTCGGGAGTACTTGAATGGACGATGTTCGAAGACTGACTGCAAGCTCAATCACCCACCACATAATCTGCTGATGAGTGCACTAGCAGCAACGTCAACAATGGGGACCTTGAGTCAGGCCCCTATGGCCCCTTCAGCAGCTGCAATGGCTGCTGCTCAAGCAATTGTTGCTGCACGGGCTCTTCAAGCTCATGCTGCTCAGATGCAGGCCCAGTCTGCTGGGGGCTCACCAG GCTCATCTGATGAGGCTTCCAAATCTGATGCTTTGAAGAAAACAATACAAGTCAGTAATCTTAGTCCACTTCTTACAGTGGATCATCTCAAACAGCTTTTTGGTTACTGTGGAACTGTTGTTGATTGCACCATCACGGAATCGAAGCACTTTGCTTATATCGAATATACTAAGGCAGAAGAAGCAACTGCAGCTTTGGCACTGAACAACATGGATGTAGGGGGGCGTCCGTTGAATGTTGAGATGGCAAAGTCCCTTCCTTCTAAATCAGCCGTGGGAAATTCCTCGTTACCGTTAGTTATGCAGCAAGCGGTTGCTATGCAACAGATGCAATTTCAACAAGCCTTAATGATGCAACAAGCAATGGCCTCGCAACAGGCTGCTGCTCGAGCAGCGACAATGAAATCTGCAACAGAGATGGCATCAGCAAGGGCAGCTGAAATAAGTAAAATGTTAAAAGCAGAAGGTCTAGTTAGTGATGACAAGGAAGTTAAAAGAAAGTCCAG GTCCCCATCTATCCCTCGCCGTGATTCCAAGTCTCAATCAAGGTCACCCATTAAGTATCGAAGAAGCAGGTATTCTCGGTCTCTGTCACCTGCAGTGAGACATTCCCGAGACCAAAGATCAAGATCACCAATAAGATCACGCCATTCACGTCATGATGACAGGTCGTACAGAGTTGATCGTGATCTCTATAGCAGAAGACGAGAAAGGGATAGATCACGTGATCATTACTCTGTCTCAAGGAGAAACAGAAGTAGGAGTTCAAGTCCTCAAAGAAAATCATCTCGAGCTGGATCGAGATCACCCAAGCATCACAGAGAAAGTGCAAGCTCCAGAACAAAGAGGTCATCTCGAGCCGATTCAAGATCGCCAAGGCATCATAAATCAAGTAGATTATCTCCAGTAAATAGTCATCGGTCTTCCTCTCATCGTGGTAGGCATTCTAGATCTAGATCTAGATCCATTGAGCGAAAGCATCATTCAAATGAAAAAGAAGACTCCAGAAAAACCGAAAAGTCAAAGCAAGATTATAAAAGATTGGAGAGAAGTAACGAGTCCTCTAAAGATCCAAAAAGGTCAAGGGACATTAAGGAAGACAAGTCTGCGGCACATTCAACTGGCGGTCCTAAACGAAGGTCCTTGTCACCCAAGGATGAGAGAAGTGCTAATAAGCACAAAAGGTCTAAGCTGGATGATTCAAGTTCTGAAAAAGCTGACACTGtgaacaaggatcaaaatatagATGGGGAGTGCTCCGAGTCAATAGGAGATAAGAAGTCTGTGCAGTCTTCAACTTTAAAACAGCACAGAAACTTGGAAGATGGTGATGATGTTAAGCATGCTGAAAAACGATATTCAAGCAGGCATGAGAGTTTAAGATCAAGTCACAGGAAGCATGAAAAAAGTGACTCGGCCACTACGGAGAGAGAACGTCCAACTGTTGAGTCCACACACTTGAGGGATGATAAAAGGTCTTCACATCATTCAAGTTCAAGATCTCACAGAACTTCTCGTCGTTTGGAAGAGGGGTCCCTCAAGGCTGCTGTTGACCAGAACAAAGTGGAGAAGCTAAAAGAGGACAACATAAAAACTAGTGGACTCGAAGCTGTCATCACCAAGGAATCTCAAATTTCAGATGACATCCATGGAAAATCTGACAACTGTTCAAAGTTGGAGCCTCACATGTCAAGTCCCTGTTTGACTGGGGATGAATCTATGAGAAATTCTAAGGCTTCTACTGGAGACACAAATCACATAGAAGGTACTTTCACTGGATTGACAAAAGATTGTAATGTTGAAAATGTGACTTGTAAAGTAAGTTTAATGGTGGGTACTGATGATCATGCTGAAAACAAAGAGGCAGAGTTCCAGACTACTGAACTTGAGAATCACAGTTCCATCAAAATTAAGGAGAATGTTGGGCAAGACCCAGCAGATTTAGATGATGATTGCTGGCAAAAAACTGCTGATTTGGCTGCCAAGTATCCTCCATATGTTGATCAGGGATCGGTATACACTAAAAGTGGTATGTCACCTTCTGGAACAGATATTACTGCCAGGAAAAGTAAATACACTGAGTTGAAGGGACCTCAAAGTACCATTCCTGATAAAATAGGAGTTGAAGGGGCACCAAATGTTGATTCCACAAATATTACAAGCATTACTAAAGAATGGTACATTGATCGTGACTACAAACCAGATGAACTGGGTACAAGTCATATGAATCAGCAGTCATCAAacttagttgctcatgtgggctcCCTTTTTGAGGGGCAGATCAATGGTTTAAGCaataatgagaaaataaaagagaaaagtgAAACTGAGGAATACAGCTGTGTACAGACAATTCAGTCAGTACCCCTTGATCATGGGAACCCCAGTGATTCCAAAGAAATTAGAAACGTGGAATCCTCTTCTGCCTTAATG AGGTAA